From the genome of Brevibacterium sp. JSBI002, one region includes:
- a CDS encoding class I adenylate-forming enzyme family protein, whose product MPITSRILEVAAADPDQLAIVGGPSGSPAHDESAHHAEGAKVPRSLTHAQLVADSATMFAAVDALHRAQTDPPTPAPETHAIPITAVSLTSAFETSRIIAGLAGFRAVSATIDPRWPLDHQVGVITTTGIGLVISDSPPLAEALAAAGWTGTVITATDLQAREAAIDPADTAPPTVREAHEPFLMLFSSGTTSNPKAFIKTRQQYRDNVAVSSAHLEPFAGVATLAPGPVSYSLTLYAVVESLATGGSVHVADDFDPFTMGSRITDEAITRVVAVPAVVKALAEAARRTPENFHGLDLVVTGGANLPASIRSALADVLPDARLISYYGAAEIGFIGDSRDGDGTWISIYDTIGVEVRDESGAWLPDGEIGTVWIHAAACSDGYVTGTTDAQLRRPDGWATVGDQGRIENGLLQLAGRAGDIAITGGHKVSLPEVERAFEGFDREDPRSGPGRLGEVCAIALPDDGLGSIVALVIEPGALGSGSHAGDGESTLPDKAALLAQARAKLAPQFVPRRFYLVDRLPRTVGGKIRRHETVDLVMSGKAQRL is encoded by the coding sequence TTGCCCATCACGTCGAGGATCCTCGAGGTTGCGGCCGCCGATCCGGACCAGTTGGCCATCGTCGGAGGCCCCTCTGGCAGCCCCGCCCACGATGAGAGCGCCCACCATGCCGAAGGAGCAAAGGTCCCACGCTCCCTCACCCATGCGCAGCTCGTCGCCGACTCGGCCACGATGTTCGCCGCCGTCGACGCCCTCCACCGTGCCCAGACCGATCCGCCGACTCCCGCGCCCGAGACCCACGCGATCCCGATCACGGCAGTGAGCCTCACCTCGGCGTTCGAGACCTCCCGCATCATCGCGGGCCTCGCCGGCTTCCGCGCGGTCTCGGCCACGATCGACCCCCGCTGGCCGCTCGACCATCAGGTCGGAGTCATCACGACCACCGGCATCGGCCTCGTCATCAGCGACTCGCCCCCACTCGCCGAGGCGCTCGCCGCCGCCGGCTGGACCGGAACCGTCATCACAGCGACCGACCTCCAAGCCCGCGAAGCCGCCATCGACCCCGCCGACACCGCACCGCCGACCGTTCGCGAGGCGCATGAGCCGTTCCTCATGCTCTTCTCCTCCGGCACGACGAGCAACCCGAAGGCCTTCATCAAGACCCGCCAGCAATACCGCGACAACGTGGCCGTGTCCTCGGCCCACCTCGAACCCTTCGCCGGAGTGGCCACCTTGGCGCCTGGCCCCGTGTCCTACAGCCTCACCCTCTACGCCGTCGTCGAAAGCCTCGCCACCGGCGGCAGCGTCCACGTCGCCGACGACTTCGACCCCTTCACCATGGGCTCGCGCATCACCGACGAAGCCATCACCCGCGTCGTCGCCGTGCCCGCCGTCGTCAAGGCCCTCGCCGAGGCGGCCCGCCGAACACCTGAGAACTTCCACGGTCTCGACCTCGTCGTCACCGGAGGAGCGAACCTGCCCGCTTCCATCCGCTCGGCACTCGCCGACGTCCTCCCCGACGCCCGGCTGATCAGCTACTACGGTGCCGCCGAGATCGGATTCATCGGCGACAGCCGTGATGGCGACGGCACCTGGATCTCGATCTACGACACCATCGGCGTCGAGGTCCGCGACGAATCCGGCGCCTGGCTGCCGGACGGAGAGATCGGCACGGTCTGGATCCACGCCGCCGCCTGCTCCGACGGCTATGTCACCGGCACCACCGACGCTCAGCTGCGACGCCCCGACGGCTGGGCCACCGTCGGCGACCAGGGACGGATCGAAAACGGACTCCTCCAACTCGCCGGACGGGCCGGTGACATCGCGATCACCGGAGGGCACAAGGTGTCCCTGCCCGAGGTCGAACGAGCCTTTGAGGGATTCGACCGCGAGGATCCGCGGTCGGGGCCGGGCCGCCTCGGCGAGGTCTGCGCGATCGCACTGCCCGACGACGGTCTCGGCAGCATCGTCGCCCTCGTCATCGAACCGGGTGCTCTGGGCTCCGGGAGCCATGCCGGGGATGGCGAATCGACTTTGCCCGACAAGGCAGCTCTGCTCGCCCAGGCACGGGCGAAGCTGGCCCCGCAGTTCGTGCCGCGACGGTTCTACTTAGTCGACCGGCTGCCGCGGACCGTCGGCGGGAAGATTCGACGCCACGAAACCGTTGACCTGGTCATGAGCGGAAAGGCACAGCGGCTGTGA
- a CDS encoding beta-ketoacyl-[acyl-carrier-protein] synthase family protein yields MNASRSHQHRPDNTRDVTITGLGAITPSGQDPETLWRSVRSGTSAIDVLAGEQFDDLAVRIGGQIKDFDAEAVLPRALARRLSPVQHWAIAAADQALRAGGIESAVDDLPWDRDRTAVIAATGSGPVDAMQEATRRLDADGPRSVPLTLSIHGAPDSAAALISQRFDLRGPGQGVSATCASGAIGLGEAMRRIRHGYADAVLVVGMEDCLGPVNLASNANMRALAAGYEDDPTAASRPFDRGRNGFVMSQGAAAILLESADSAASRGATPLAELVGFGAASDAHHPTNPHPGGRGAASAVVQAVNDAGLEPCDIDHINAHATGTPAGDRAELAAFGAALGEAGRSTPISATKSTTGHLLGASGVVEAIIATLSMRDQTLPPTLNLDDNEFPDWDIVTGHAREMGGEPNLAEAAVDTVLSTSFGFGGHNGAIILRRTAQHTTPSAEATDPSTKERR; encoded by the coding sequence GTGAACGCCTCCCGGAGCCATCAGCACCGACCGGACAACACGCGTGACGTCACCATCACCGGACTCGGCGCCATCACCCCGAGCGGCCAGGACCCCGAAACCCTCTGGCGATCTGTCCGCAGCGGTACCAGCGCCATCGACGTCCTCGCAGGTGAGCAGTTCGATGACCTAGCAGTGCGAATCGGCGGGCAGATCAAGGACTTCGACGCCGAGGCGGTTCTGCCCCGAGCGCTCGCCCGCCGGCTCAGCCCCGTCCAACATTGGGCCATCGCCGCGGCCGACCAAGCGCTGCGCGCAGGCGGCATCGAGTCCGCCGTCGACGATCTGCCCTGGGATCGCGACCGCACGGCCGTCATCGCAGCCACCGGATCAGGACCGGTCGACGCCATGCAGGAGGCCACGCGCCGCCTAGACGCCGACGGCCCCAGGTCCGTGCCGCTGACCCTGTCCATCCACGGAGCACCGGACTCCGCGGCAGCGCTGATCAGCCAGCGCTTCGACCTGCGCGGTCCCGGCCAGGGAGTCTCGGCGACGTGCGCTTCGGGGGCAATCGGCCTCGGCGAGGCGATGCGCCGCATCCGCCACGGCTACGCCGACGCCGTGCTCGTCGTCGGCATGGAGGACTGCCTCGGCCCGGTCAATCTCGCCTCGAACGCGAACATGCGCGCGCTCGCCGCCGGATACGAAGACGATCCGACCGCCGCCAGCCGCCCCTTCGACCGGGGCCGAAACGGCTTCGTCATGAGCCAAGGTGCGGCCGCGATCCTCCTCGAATCCGCCGACTCGGCGGCCTCACGTGGGGCGACGCCGCTGGCCGAGCTCGTCGGATTCGGCGCCGCCAGCGATGCCCACCACCCGACGAACCCGCATCCGGGCGGACGGGGAGCCGCTTCGGCTGTGGTCCAGGCAGTGAACGATGCAGGGCTGGAACCCTGCGATATCGACCACATCAACGCTCACGCCACGGGCACACCGGCCGGCGACCGCGCCGAACTCGCCGCCTTCGGCGCGGCCCTGGGGGAGGCGGGACGGTCGACCCCGATCTCGGCCACGAAATCGACGACAGGGCACCTCCTCGGCGCATCGGGGGTCGTCGAGGCGATCATCGCGACCCTGTCGATGCGTGATCAGACGCTGCCGCCGACGCTCAACCTCGACGACAACGAGTTCCCCGACTGGGACATCGTCACAGGTCACGCCCGTGAGATGGGCGGTGAACCGAACCTCGCCGAGGCGGCCGTCGACACTGTGCTGTCAACGTCGTTCGGCTTCGGCGGGCACAACGGCGCGATCATCCTGCGCCGCACCGCGCAACACACAACACCGTCAGCAGAAGCGACCGACCCCTCGACGAAAGAGAGACGATGA
- a CDS encoding alpha-ketoacid dehydrogenase subunit beta encodes MSVETGTDPTSDPTAVNDETAPAASASTEPATMAAPSSVTMTKALNQALRDSLADDDTVLVFGEDVGRLGGVFRVTEGLRAEFGSNRVWDSPLAESGIIGTAIGMAMNGMRPVVEMQFDAYAYPAFEQIVSHVAKMRNRTKGRVSLPITIRIPYAGDIGGVEHHSDSSEAYWTSTPGLTVVTPSNPADAYSLLRESIASDDPVVFMEPKSRYWMKETLSLPVTTAPMNRAQVICEGTDVTLLAYGPTVRTALDSAEAGAEHGLSIEVIDLRTLSPFDDETVSESVRKTSRAAIIHEAAQFGGYGAEVAARLTERNFTHLSAPILRVAGFDVPYPSPKLEEFYLPTVERVLDALESWDWEL; translated from the coding sequence ATGAGCGTCGAAACAGGCACCGACCCGACGTCCGATCCGACCGCGGTGAACGACGAAACAGCACCGGCCGCCTCGGCGAGCACCGAACCGGCGACAATGGCAGCACCGTCATCGGTGACGATGACGAAGGCCCTCAACCAGGCGCTGCGCGATTCTCTGGCCGACGACGACACTGTGCTCGTCTTCGGTGAGGATGTCGGCCGCCTCGGCGGGGTCTTCCGCGTCACCGAAGGACTGAGGGCCGAATTCGGGTCGAACCGGGTCTGGGATTCCCCGCTTGCGGAGTCGGGCATCATCGGCACCGCAATCGGCATGGCGATGAACGGCATGCGCCCGGTGGTCGAGATGCAGTTCGACGCCTACGCCTACCCCGCGTTCGAGCAGATCGTGTCCCATGTGGCGAAGATGCGGAACCGGACGAAAGGCCGGGTCAGCCTGCCGATCACGATCCGGATTCCCTATGCCGGCGACATCGGCGGAGTCGAACACCACTCGGACTCGTCCGAGGCCTATTGGACGTCGACGCCGGGTCTGACCGTCGTCACGCCGTCGAATCCGGCCGATGCGTATTCGCTGCTGCGCGAGTCGATCGCCTCCGATGATCCGGTCGTGTTCATGGAGCCGAAGTCGCGGTACTGGATGAAGGAGACGCTGTCTCTGCCGGTGACGACGGCGCCGATGAATCGGGCCCAGGTCATTTGCGAGGGCACCGACGTCACCCTGCTCGCCTATGGTCCGACGGTGCGGACGGCGCTCGATTCCGCCGAGGCCGGGGCCGAGCACGGACTGTCCATCGAGGTCATCGACCTGCGCACGCTGTCGCCGTTCGATGATGAGACGGTGTCCGAGTCCGTGCGCAAGACCTCGCGCGCGGCGATCATCCACGAGGCCGCGCAGTTCGGCGGATACGGCGCCGAGGTGGCCGCCCGCCTCACCGAGCGCAACTTCACCCACCTGTCGGCCCCGATCCTGAGGGTCGCTGGATTCGATGTGCCGTATCCGTCGCCGAAGCTCGAGGAGTTCTATTTGCCCACCGTCGAACGCGTGCTCGATGCGCTCGAGTCCTGGGATTGGGAGCTGTGA
- the pdhA gene encoding pyruvate dehydrogenase (acetyl-transferring) E1 component subunit alpha, whose amino-acid sequence MTIDVPTTGRSLPQLQPISFIGADGRLTDTPTEGLRIPSDAALTGLYRQMVLVRRFEAQVTHLTRQGRLATYPSAAGQEAAEVGATTALAPNDWLFPTYRDSAALLTRGVPVAEILAAFRGDWHCGFDPREYHASPAATPLATQTLHATGFAMAAKLKGEDAATLTFLGDGASSEGDTHEAFNFASVWQTPTVFVLQNNQYAISTPLREQTNATMLADRAAGYGMPGLRVDGNDVAAVFAAVAAALDKGRNGDGPTLIECLTYRMESHTNSDDPTKYRDSEEVEHWKQFDPIDRLEKYLRTTGALDDSTVAEVAEAAETLAASVRDAMNQEAEVDPRELFAHVYATPRTALAEQQQVLEAELAAAGHA is encoded by the coding sequence ATGACCATTGACGTTCCCACCACAGGCCGCTCACTGCCCCAGCTGCAGCCGATCAGCTTCATCGGCGCAGATGGCCGGCTCACCGACACTCCGACCGAAGGGCTGCGGATCCCCAGCGATGCCGCCCTCACCGGTCTCTACCGGCAGATGGTCCTCGTCCGCCGGTTCGAAGCGCAGGTCACGCATCTGACCCGGCAGGGTCGACTTGCGACCTACCCCTCCGCGGCAGGACAGGAAGCCGCCGAGGTGGGGGCCACCACCGCGCTGGCCCCGAACGACTGGCTCTTCCCCACCTACCGCGACTCGGCAGCGCTGCTGACCCGCGGAGTGCCCGTCGCCGAGATCCTCGCCGCCTTCCGCGGGGACTGGCACTGCGGTTTCGACCCGCGTGAGTATCACGCCTCACCTGCGGCGACACCGCTGGCAACGCAGACTCTGCATGCCACCGGATTCGCGATGGCCGCCAAGCTCAAAGGCGAGGATGCAGCGACTCTGACCTTCCTCGGCGACGGCGCCAGCAGCGAAGGCGACACCCACGAGGCCTTCAACTTCGCCTCCGTCTGGCAGACCCCGACGGTCTTCGTGCTGCAGAACAACCAGTACGCGATCTCCACTCCCCTGCGGGAGCAGACGAACGCGACGATGCTCGCCGATCGCGCCGCCGGCTACGGGATGCCGGGCCTGCGCGTCGACGGCAATGATGTCGCTGCCGTGTTCGCCGCCGTCGCCGCGGCACTCGATAAGGGTCGGAATGGGGACGGTCCGACCCTTATCGAGTGCCTCACCTACCGGATGGAGTCGCACACGAACTCCGACGATCCGACGAAGTACCGCGACTCAGAAGAGGTCGAGCACTGGAAGCAGTTCGATCCCATCGACCGTCTCGAGAAGTATCTGCGAACGACCGGTGCCCTCGACGATTCGACGGTCGCAGAGGTCGCCGAGGCGGCTGAGACCCTGGCCGCGTCCGTGCGCGATGCGATGAACCAAGAGGCCGAGGTCGACCCGCGCGAACTCTTCGCCCACGTCTATGCGACCCCGCGCACGGCCCTTGCCGAACAGCAGCAGGTCCTCGAAGCCGAACTCGCCGCGGCAGGCCACGCATGA
- a CDS encoding dihydrolipoamide acetyltransferase family protein, with product MSADLNTGTREFILPDLGEGLTEAELISWKVEIGDEVHVDQMVVEVESAKSVVELPCPYAGRIVSLHANAGDTVSAGQPLLSVAEASAEASAEAGAGAWAVDGGETGAGESSGANLIGYGTSEPKTRSTKKRSFGGKHTAGPGAAEFGAASTPSPAEAPAVPTVIPDAPSQPPAETSTSTDESSTEASERVSPVSSPLVRKLAKDHGISAKHMPGTGPGGVVTRADVLAAIESGTAANVEAASAHVHAGTSPAGEPQSTTQRSATSVGAPSPVGRADRDTRTPITGLRKVVSERLTKSRQEIPEATIWLDVDATELLGTKRALEARTGEKYSLLSLVARFVVAGLKKYPIINSSIDTAAGEIVTHGDINLGLAAQTPRGLMVPVVHGAGEMSLRQLRDSVSETVGKAASGKFDPAELSGGTFTLNNYGVFGVDGSAPIINLPEVAMLGLGRIKDRPWVVDGELTVRKVMYLSFVFDHRACDGQEPSEFLTFVADCIENPISLLPEL from the coding sequence ATGAGTGCTGATCTGAATACGGGCACGCGCGAGTTCATCCTTCCCGACCTCGGCGAAGGCCTCACCGAGGCGGAGCTGATCTCCTGGAAGGTCGAGATCGGGGACGAGGTCCACGTCGATCAGATGGTCGTCGAGGTCGAGTCCGCGAAGTCCGTCGTCGAACTCCCCTGCCCGTACGCCGGGCGGATCGTCAGCCTTCACGCGAACGCCGGGGACACCGTGAGCGCAGGTCAGCCCTTGCTCTCCGTCGCCGAGGCGAGCGCCGAGGCGAGCGCTGAGGCGGGCGCGGGCGCCTGGGCTGTGGACGGCGGCGAAACTGGTGCCGGCGAATCGAGCGGCGCGAACCTCATCGGCTACGGTACATCGGAGCCGAAGACCCGGTCGACGAAGAAGCGCTCGTTCGGCGGCAAGCACACGGCCGGGCCTGGTGCGGCCGAATTTGGTGCGGCATCCACTCCGAGCCCGGCTGAAGCGCCCGCTGTTCCGACCGTCATCCCGGACGCCCCATCGCAGCCGCCGGCAGAGACGTCGACCTCCACCGATGAGTCATCGACGGAGGCAAGCGAGCGCGTCTCCCCCGTCTCTTCCCCACTTGTGCGCAAGCTCGCGAAGGACCACGGCATCAGCGCCAAACACATGCCCGGCACGGGTCCGGGTGGGGTCGTGACCAGGGCCGATGTCCTCGCCGCGATCGAGTCGGGCACGGCTGCGAACGTCGAAGCGGCGAGCGCTCACGTCCACGCGGGGACGTCACCAGCCGGCGAACCTCAGTCGACCACGCAACGCAGCGCCACCTCGGTGGGGGCACCTTCGCCTGTCGGGCGGGCCGACCGCGATACCCGCACCCCGATCACGGGGCTGCGGAAGGTCGTGTCCGAACGTCTCACGAAGTCGCGGCAGGAGATCCCCGAGGCGACGATCTGGCTCGATGTCGACGCCACCGAGCTGCTGGGAACGAAGCGCGCGCTCGAGGCGCGCACGGGTGAGAAGTATTCGCTGCTGTCCCTCGTCGCCCGCTTCGTCGTGGCCGGGTTGAAGAAGTACCCGATCATCAATTCTTCGATCGACACGGCCGCCGGCGAGATCGTCACCCACGGCGACATCAACCTCGGCTTGGCCGCGCAGACCCCGCGCGGACTCATGGTTCCCGTCGTGCACGGGGCCGGCGAGATGAGCCTGCGGCAGCTGCGCGACTCCGTGTCCGAGACCGTTGGGAAGGCCGCCTCGGGGAAGTTCGATCCGGCGGAACTCTCCGGCGGCACGTTCACCTTGAACAACTACGGGGTGTTCGGCGTCGACGGTTCGGCCCCGATCATCAATCTCCCCGAGGTGGCCATGCTCGGTCTCGGTCGGATCAAGGACCGCCCGTGGGTTGTCGACGGCGAGCTCACGGTACGCAAAGTGATGTACCTGTCGTTCGTCTTCGACCACCGGGCGTGCGACGGTCAGGAGCCGAGCGAGTTCCTCACCTTCGTCGCCGACTGCATCGAGAACCCGATCTCGCTGCTGCCCGAGCTCTGA
- a CDS encoding acyl-CoA dehydrogenase family protein, protein MTDRETRVSELAARYLPDDVLERFRERADVYDRENRFFDEDLAELKDFGYLTLFVPESHGGPGLSLFEVTRLQQRLAAAAPGTALAINMHLMTTGVVKALSDRGDDSLNWVFDEVMAGEIFAFGISEPSNDWVLQGSNTEAVPTSDGGYELTGVKIFTSLSPVWTRLIVHGAVASDDDGIAGPDAEEPAEGQLVYGFIERDAPGITVSDEWDVLGMRASQSRATILDHVPMKPERVSRVIPAGKHPDLLTFAITSNFQLLIAAVYAGVAARALELGAAGLHKRKSAKAGVTFAEVPEARTRLADAHLDFKPVTAMIDAYARDFDDLIDHGSGWPLRLVGARIKSAEAARRSAETALMCTSGSGFGNKHELSRLFRDATAGLFHPPSADAARPMYAAALLDG, encoded by the coding sequence ATGACCGACCGTGAGACACGCGTGAGCGAACTCGCCGCGCGGTACCTGCCCGATGATGTGCTCGAACGATTCCGCGAACGAGCCGACGTCTATGACCGCGAGAACCGATTCTTCGACGAGGATCTGGCCGAGCTTAAGGACTTCGGCTACCTCACCCTCTTCGTGCCCGAGTCCCACGGCGGGCCCGGTTTGAGCCTGTTCGAGGTCACCCGACTGCAGCAGAGGCTGGCAGCGGCGGCGCCCGGAACGGCGCTGGCGATCAACATGCACCTCATGACCACCGGAGTGGTCAAGGCGCTGTCCGATCGCGGCGACGACTCGCTGAACTGGGTGTTCGACGAGGTCATGGCCGGCGAGATCTTCGCCTTCGGCATCTCGGAGCCGTCGAACGACTGGGTGCTGCAGGGCTCGAACACCGAGGCGGTGCCGACGTCCGACGGCGGATACGAACTGACCGGGGTCAAGATCTTCACTTCGCTGTCTCCTGTGTGGACCAGGCTCATCGTCCACGGTGCCGTGGCCTCCGACGACGACGGGATCGCCGGTCCCGATGCGGAGGAGCCCGCCGAGGGGCAGCTCGTCTACGGATTCATCGAACGCGATGCACCCGGGATCACGGTCTCGGACGAGTGGGATGTGCTGGGAATGCGGGCCTCGCAGTCGCGGGCGACGATCCTCGACCACGTGCCGATGAAACCCGAACGGGTCTCACGCGTCATCCCCGCCGGCAAACACCCCGATCTGCTCACCTTCGCGATCACGAGCAACTTCCAGCTGCTCATCGCTGCCGTCTATGCCGGAGTCGCGGCCCGTGCGCTCGAGCTGGGCGCCGCCGGACTGCACAAGCGGAAGTCAGCGAAGGCCGGCGTCACCTTCGCCGAGGTCCCCGAAGCCCGGACGCGCCTGGCCGACGCCCACCTCGACTTCAAGCCCGTGACGGCGATGATCGACGCGTATGCTCGGGACTTCGATGACCTCATCGACCACGGCTCCGGGTGGCCGTTGCGCCTGGTGGGGGCGAGGATCAAGTCCGCCGAGGCGGCCCGCCGCAGCGCCGAGACCGCGCTGATGTGCACGAGCGGCAGCGGATTCGGCAACAAGCACGAACTCTCCCGCCTCTTCCGCGATGCCACGGCCGGGCTCTTCCACCCGCCGAGCGCGGATGCGGCCCGTCCGATGTACGCGGCAGCGCTGCTCGACGGGTAG
- a CDS encoding GlxA family transcriptional regulator — protein MRIGLIAIDGCFGSAIASIIDIVRVADGARGDVDPRIDPIELAILGPKRRVTTTASMTLSVDHPLSESAEFDVVVVPALGTLTAAATNDALQSRDARSVIASLGRLDEATTRIAAACTGVFAVAETGRMHHRRATTSWFLGPEFLKRYPTVALDLDTMVVVDGNLVTAGAAFAHIDLALSLVRSISPDLAQHVAKLLIIDERPSQAAFVAYEHLRHEDPIVVEFERFVRARLDEPFNVAFVAQSLGTSRRTLERRVRAALNLTPLGFVQRLRIERARHLSATTDLTSAEIALRVGYANAETLRSLLRRERRRS, from the coding sequence ATGCGTATCGGACTGATCGCGATCGACGGCTGCTTCGGTTCGGCTATCGCGTCGATCATCGACATCGTGCGGGTGGCCGACGGAGCCCGCGGCGATGTCGACCCGCGGATCGACCCGATCGAACTCGCCATCCTCGGACCGAAACGGCGAGTGACCACGACGGCATCGATGACCCTGTCGGTGGACCACCCGCTGTCGGAGTCCGCAGAGTTCGACGTGGTCGTCGTCCCTGCGCTTGGAACCCTTACGGCCGCCGCTACCAACGACGCCCTCCAGAGCCGAGATGCTCGTTCGGTCATCGCCTCGCTCGGGCGCCTCGACGAGGCGACCACCCGGATCGCCGCGGCGTGCACCGGCGTGTTCGCTGTCGCCGAGACCGGACGGATGCATCATCGGCGGGCGACGACCAGCTGGTTCCTGGGGCCGGAGTTCCTGAAGCGCTATCCGACCGTCGCCCTCGATCTCGACACCATGGTCGTGGTCGACGGGAACCTCGTCACCGCCGGCGCCGCGTTCGCCCACATCGACCTCGCGCTCTCACTCGTGCGATCGATCAGCCCCGACCTGGCCCAACACGTCGCCAAGCTCCTCATCATCGACGAGCGCCCGTCGCAGGCGGCCTTCGTCGCCTACGAACATCTCCGGCACGAGGACCCGATCGTCGTCGAGTTCGAACGCTTCGTGCGCGCCCGCCTGGACGAACCGTTCAACGTCGCCTTCGTCGCGCAGTCGCTCGGCACCAGCCGGCGCACCCTCGAACGACGAGTCCGTGCGGCGCTCAACCTCACTCCGCTCGGCTTCGTCCAACGGCTTCGCATCGAGCGAGCTCGGCACCTCTCAGCAACCACGGACCTCACCTCCGCCGAGATCGCGCTACGGGTCGGCTACGCGAACGCCGAGACTCTGCGCTCCCTCCTGCGTAGGGAGCGACGCCGTTCCTGA
- a CDS encoding putative quinol monooxygenase — translation MSTPASLPYAFVAKIVAADGQHDALADLLAGAVALANEEVGTIVWFAVRTHADTFWIFDAFPDEAARDAHANGAIVAALMANQHLLSAEPEIMAADVLASKLP, via the coding sequence ATGTCCACACCCGCATCACTTCCGTATGCCTTCGTCGCCAAGATCGTCGCGGCCGATGGCCAGCACGACGCGCTCGCCGATCTGCTCGCCGGCGCTGTCGCACTCGCCAACGAAGAAGTAGGAACGATTGTCTGGTTCGCGGTCAGGACCCACGCCGATACCTTCTGGATCTTCGATGCATTCCCCGACGAGGCCGCTCGCGACGCCCACGCCAACGGCGCCATCGTCGCAGCCCTGATGGCCAACCAGCACCTCCTCAGCGCAGAACCCGAGATCATGGCGGCCGACGTCCTCGCGTCCAAGCTCCCGTAG
- a CDS encoding NAD-dependent succinate-semialdehyde dehydrogenase — MSNVGSAAGGYRVENPATGEVVEKFDNATDEEVQQVLESAHKGYLSWREKTIEERAAIVNKVAALFGERKEELAKIIAEEMGKPTAEGEEEAEFCEEIFNYYANNGPKFAADEPIESMSGGKAFIQRRPVGPLLGIMPWNFPYYQVARFAAPNLVLGNTIILKHAEICPRSSAKIAEIMKEAGIPEGVYNNIYATHDQIETIIADDRVEGVSLTGSERAGSAVAATAGKHLKKAVLELGGSDPYIVLDTDDMNEAVDTAWGTRLYNTGQVCNANKRMIVMDDIYDDFVSGLTERAQSWEKGTPAEAGDGKYSPLSSRSAAENLRKQLDRAVEQGATLVGGELATDGSAYVSPAVLTGVTSEMDAYREELFGPVATVYKVSSDDEALALANDSRFGLGGAVFAKDEERAAKLAQRLDVGMSNVNTPAGEGAEIPFGGTKRSGFGRELGPYGMDEFVNKRMYYVAD; from the coding sequence ATGAGCAACGTAGGCAGTGCTGCAGGCGGCTACCGTGTCGAGAACCCGGCCACGGGCGAAGTCGTCGAGAAGTTCGACAATGCCACCGACGAAGAGGTTCAGCAGGTCCTCGAATCCGCACACAAGGGCTACCTGAGCTGGCGCGAGAAGACGATCGAGGAACGCGCCGCGATCGTCAACAAGGTCGCCGCTCTCTTCGGCGAGCGCAAGGAAGAGCTCGCGAAGATCATCGCCGAGGAGATGGGCAAGCCCACCGCCGAAGGTGAGGAAGAGGCCGAGTTCTGCGAAGAGATCTTCAACTACTATGCGAACAACGGACCGAAGTTCGCCGCCGATGAGCCGATCGAATCGATGTCGGGCGGCAAGGCCTTCATCCAGCGTCGCCCCGTTGGCCCGCTGCTGGGTATCATGCCCTGGAACTTCCCCTACTACCAGGTCGCCCGCTTCGCCGCACCGAACCTCGTGCTCGGCAACACGATCATCCTCAAGCACGCGGAGATCTGCCCCCGCTCCTCGGCGAAGATCGCCGAGATCATGAAGGAAGCCGGCATCCCCGAAGGCGTGTACAACAACATCTACGCCACCCACGACCAGATCGAGACGATCATCGCCGACGACCGCGTCGAAGGCGTGTCCCTGACCGGTTCCGAGCGTGCCGGATCCGCCGTGGCCGCGACCGCGGGCAAGCACCTCAAGAAGGCCGTGCTCGAGCTCGGCGGTTCCGACCCCTACATCGTCCTCGACACCGATGACATGAACGAGGCCGTCGACACCGCGTGGGGCACCCGCCTGTACAACACCGGTCAGGTCTGCAACGCGAATAAGCGGATGATCGTCATGGACGACATCTACGACGACTTCGTGTCCGGGTTGACCGAGCGGGCCCAGTCCTGGGAGAAGGGCACCCCCGCCGAGGCGGGCGACGGCAAATACTCGCCCTTGTCCTCGCGTTCGGCCGCCGAGAACCTGCGCAAGCAGCTCGACCGCGCCGTCGAGCAGGGTGCGACTCTCGTCGGCGGCGAGCTCGCCACCGACGGTTCGGCCTATGTCTCGCCGGCCGTTCTCACCGGAGTCACCTCGGAGATGGACGCCTACCGCGAAGAGCTCTTCGGCCCTGTGGCCACCGTCTACAAGGTCAGCAGCGATGACGAAGCACTGGCCCTGGCCAATGACTCGCGTTTCGGCCTCGGCGGCGCCGTGTTCGCCAAGGACGAGGAGCGCGCCGCGAAGCTCGCTCAGCGCCTCGACGTCGGCATGTCGAACGTCAACACCCCTGCCGGTGAGGGCGCGGAGATCCCGTTCGGCGGCACCAAGCGCTCGGGCTTCGGTCGCGAGCTCGGCCCCTACGGCATGGACGAGTTCGTCAACAAGCGCATGTACTACGTGGCTGACTGA